A single Ptiloglossa arizonensis isolate GNS036 chromosome 2, iyPtiAriz1_principal, whole genome shotgun sequence DNA region contains:
- the LOC143154894 gene encoding uncharacterized protein LOC143154894 isoform X2, producing MIFTYRRVLRCSSPVNPRVPLIQFFFNTVTFDVRIMKYWTFYRKRKTSDLRGVFTCRGALIYIAKMMKPFRWDFHESLNIYGR from the exons ATGATTTTTACCTACCGAAG AGTGCTTAGATGTTCCAGTCCCGTGAATCCACGTGTACCTTTGATCCAATTCTTTTTTAATACCGTGACTTTCGATGTTCGAATTATGAAATATTGGACATTCTATCGAAAAAGGAAAACTTCAGATCTTCGAGGCGTCTTCACCTGCAGAGGAGCAC TTATCTACATTGCAAAGATGATGAAACCCTTTCGTTGGGATTTCCACGagagtttaaatatttatggtCGTTAA
- the LOC143154894 gene encoding uncharacterized protein LOC143154894 isoform X1: protein MIFTYRRVLRCSSPVNPRVPLIQFFFNTVTFDVRIMKYWTFYRKRKTSDLRGVFTCRGARKLCNATFEIMQQLYKIIYQTLHTLRRIQGERVRCPTLYNVS from the exons ATGATTTTTACCTACCGAAG AGTGCTTAGATGTTCCAGTCCCGTGAATCCACGTGTACCTTTGATCCAATTCTTTTTTAATACCGTGACTTTCGATGTTCGAATTATGAAATATTGGACATTCTATCGAAAAAGGAAAACTTCAGATCTTCGAGGCGTCTTCACCTGCAGAGGAGCACGTAAGTTATGTAATGCTACCTTTGAAATTATGCAACAATTGTATAAAATCATTTATCAAACATTGCATACTTTACGACGTATTCAAGGTGAACGTGTTAGATGCCCCACCCTGTATAATGTATCTTAG